The proteins below are encoded in one region of Doryrhamphus excisus isolate RoL2022-K1 chromosome 4, RoL_Dexc_1.0, whole genome shotgun sequence:
- the slc4a4a gene encoding solute carrier family 4 member 4a isoform X3, whose translation MSSSKKMEDEAVLDRGASLVKHICDQEEVEGHHTVYIGVRVPKSYRRRRRHRRRPTSGQKDRKAEGTSDKSDNEEVGNSILKPLVSPAAERIRFILGEEDDGPAPPQLFTELDELLSVDGQEMEWKETARWIKFEEKVEKGGERWSKPHVATLSLHSLFELRTCIEKGTIMLDMDASTLPQVVEMITDNQIESGQLKAELKDKVMYTLLRKHRHQTKKSNLRSLADIGKTVSSASRLFSNQENDSPTTTHRNLTSSSLNDISDKPEKDQLRNKFMKKLPRDAEASNVLVGEVDFLDTPFVAFVRLQQAVMLGALTEVPVPTRFLFILLGPKGKAKSYHEIGRAIATLMSDEVFHDIAYKARSRQDLLAGIDEFLDEVIVLPPGEWDPAIRIEPPKTLPSSDKRKNMYAGGDSQMNGDAPHDGGHGGGGHAVGEELEKTGRFCGGLLLDIKRKAPFFLSDITDAFHIQALSAILFIYLGTVTNAITFGGLLGDATENMQGVLESFLGTAIAGGVFCLLAGQPLTILSSTGPVLVFERLLFNFSKDNDFDYLEFRLWIGLWSAFFCLVLVATDASFLVKYFTRFTEEGFSCLISFIFIYDAFKKMIKLAHHFPINSDFRMERVTQYDCLCMAPTVLENNSDFSGDPLEGTSIWFWNNTDLPMNATWSSLTRSECLKYKGELVGKACDFVPDITLMSFILFFGTYSCSMALKKFKFSPFFPTTVRKLISDFAIILTILIFCGVDVLVGVDTPKLIVPTEFKPTSPLRGWFVPPFGGNPWWVYLASGLPALLVTILIFMDQQITAVIVNRKEHKLKKGAGYHLDLFWVAVLMVVCSFMGLPWYVAATVISIAHIDSLKMETETSAPGEQPKFLGVREQRVTGVCVFMLTGLSVFMAPILKFIPMPVLYGVFLYMGVASLNGVQFMDRLKLLLMPAKHQPDLIYLRHVPLRKVHLFTFIQVLCLALLWILKSTVAAIIFPVMILALVAVRKAMDYMFTQHDLGFLDDVIPEKDKKKKEDEKKKKRSSIDSDAEDSDYPYNENVPSIKIPMDMMEQEPFLGDKASDPEKSASLLERHTSC comes from the exons GTCATCACACCGTTTACATCGGTGTGAGAGTGCCCAAGAGCTATCGCCGTCGGAGGCGTCACCGCCGGCGGCCCACCAGCGGCCAGAAGGACAGGAAGGCGGAGGGGACGTCTGACAAGTCGGACAACGAGGAAGTCGGCAACAGCATCCTCAAGCCCCTCG TCTCGCCGGCGGCTGAGAGGATCCGCTTCATCCTCGGGGAGGAGGATGACGGCCCGGCGCCCCCCCAGCTCTTCACCGAGCTGGACGAGCTGCTGTCGGTGGACGGGCAGGAGATGGAGTGGAAGGAGACGGCCAG GTGGATCAAGTTTGAGGAGAAGGTGGAGAAAGGCGGCGAGCGCTGGAGCAAACCCCACGTGGCCACCTTGTCCCTGCACAGCCTGTTTGAGCTGCGAACGTGCATCGAGAAAGGCACCATCATGCTGGACATGGACGCGTCCACTCTTCCTCAGGTCGTAG AGATGATCACTGACAACCAGATTGAGAGCGGCCAGCTGAAGGCCGAGCTGAAGGACAAGGTGATGTACACGTTGCTACGGAAACACCGCCACCAGACCAAGAAGTCCAACCTGCGCTCGCTGGCCGACATCGGCAAGACGGTCTCCAGCGCAAGTAGGCTGTTTTCCAACCAGGAGAACG ACAgccccaccaccacccaccGTAATCTGACCTCCAGCAGCCTCAACGACATTTCTGACAAGCCGGAGAAAGACCAG CTGAGGAACAAGTTCATGAAGAAATTGCCCAGAGACGCCGAGGCCTCCAACGTGCTGGTGGGCGAGGTGGACTTCCTGGACACTCCCTTTGTGGCTTTTGTACGTCTGCAGCAGGCCGTCATGTTAGGAGCCTTGACCGAGGTTCCTGTTCCCACAAG GTTTTTATTTATCCTGCTTGGACCCAAAGGTAAAGCCAAGTCGTACCACGAGATTGGACGAGCCATCGCTACACTCATGTCTGACGAG GTCTTCCATGACATCGCCTACAAGGCCAGAAGCCGCCAGGACCTGCTGGCCGGCATCGACGAGTTCTTGGATGAGGTGATTGTGCTCCCCCCTGGCGAGTGGGACCCCGCCATCAGGATAGAGCCTCCCAAGACGCTGCCATCCTCTGACAAAAG GAAAAACATGTACGCGGGCGGAGACTCTCAGATGAACGGCGACGCGCCTCATGATGGAGGTCACGGAGGAGGCGGACACGCTGTGggggaggagctggagaagacGGGAAG GTTTTGCGGCGGCCTCCTGCTGGACATCAAGAGAAAAGCGCCTTTCTTTCTGAGCGACATCACCGACGCCTTCCACATCCAGGCCCTGTCggccattttgtttatttacctGGGTACCGTGACCAATGCCATCACCTTTGGGGGCCTGCTGGGGGACGCCACAGAGAACATGCAG ggcgTGCTGGAGAGCTTCCTGGGAACCGCCATTGCTGGCGGCGTCTTCTGTCTGCTGGCAGGCCAGCCGCTCACCATCCTCAGCAGCACCGGGCCCGTTCTCGTCTTCGAACGGCTGCTCTTCAACTTCAGCAA AGACAACGACTTTGACTACCTGGAGTTCCGTCTGTGGATCGGCCTGTGGTCGGCGTTCTTCTGCCTGGTCCTGGTGGCCACCGACGCCAGCTTCCTGGTCAAGTACTTCACCCGCTTCACGGAGGAGGGCTTCTCTTGCCTCATCAGCTTCATCTTCATCTACGACGCCTTCAAGAAGATGATCAAGCTGGCACACCACTTCCCCATCAACTCCGACTTCCGGATGGAGCGTGTCACGCAGTACGACTGCCTCTGCATGGCGCCCACCGTCCTCG AAAACAACTCGGACTTCAGCGGCGACCCCTTAGAAGGAACCTCCATCTGGTTCTGGAACAACACCGATCTG CCCATGAACGCCACGTGGTCGTCGCTCACTAGATCCGAGTGCTTGAAGTACAAGGGCGAGCTGGTGGGCAAGGCGTGCGACTTCGTCCCGGACATCACGCTCATGTCCTTCATCCTCTTCTTCGGCACCTATAGCTGCTCCATGGCGCTGAAGAAGTTCAAGTTCAGCCCCTTCTTCCCCACCACC GTCAGGAAACTCATCAGTGACTTCGCCATCATCCTGACGATTCTTATCTTCTGTGGCGTGGACGTGCTGGTCGGCGTGGACACGCCCAAACTCATCGTGCCAACTGAATTCAAG CCGACCAGCCCCCTGCGAGGCTGGTTCGTGCCCCCGTTCGGTGGGAATCCCTGGTGGGTGTACTTGGCCTCGGGCCTGCCCGCCCTGCTGGTCACCATCCTGATCTTCATGGACCAGCAGATCACAGCCGTCATCGTCAACAGGAAGGAGCACAAACTGAAG AAAGGGGCGGGCTACCACCTGGATCTGTTCTGGGTGGCGGTCCTCATGGTGGTGTGCTCCTTCATGGGTCTGCCGTGGTACGTGGCGGCCACCGTCATCTCCATCGCTCACATCGACAGCTTGAAGATGGAGACGGAGACGTCGGCTCCCGGGGAGCAGCCCAAGTTCCTGGGTGTCAG AGAGCAGAGGGTGAcgggcgtgtgtgtgttcatgctcACTGGACTGTCTGTCTTCATGGCTCCCATTTTAAAG TTCATCCCCATGCCGGTGCTGTATGGAGTCTTCCTCTACATGGGGGTGGCCTCTCTCAACGGAGTGCAG TTCATGGATCGCCTCAAGCTGCTGTTGATGCCGGCCAAGCATCAACCCGACCTGATTTACCTGCGACACGTTCCCCTTAGGAAGGTGCACCTGTTCACCTTCATCCAGGTGCTCTGCCTGGCCCTGCTTTGGATCCTCAAGTCCACCGTGGCCGCCATCATCTTCCCCGTCATG ATCCTGGCGCTGGTGGCCGTGAGGAAGGCCATGGACTACATGTTCACGCAGCACGACCTCGGCTTCCTGGATGACGTCATCCCTGAGaaggacaagaagaagaaggaggacgagaagaagaagaaacgcaGCAGCATCGACAGCGACGCCGAGGAT TCAGACTATCCTTACAATGAGAATGTCCCCAGCATTAAAATCCCCATGGACATGATGGAACAGGAACCCTTCTTAGGTGACAAGGCCTCAGACC CGGAGAAGTCCGCTTCATTGCTTGAGCGACACACCTCGTGCTGA
- the slc4a4a gene encoding solute carrier family 4 member 4a isoform X2, with amino-acid sequence MSSSKKMEDEAVLDRGASLVKHICDQEEVEGHHTVYIGVRVPKSYRRRRRHRRRPTSGQKDRKAEGTSDKSDNEEVGNSILKPLVSPAAERIRFILGEEDDGPAPPQLFTELDELLSVDGQEMEWKETARWIKFEEKVEKGGERWSKPHVATLSLHSLFELRTCIEKGTIMLDMDASTLPQVVEMITDNQIESGQLKAELKDKVMYTLLRKHRHQTKKSNLRSLADIGKTVSSASRLFSNQENARSPLENSVTCLSSHVSLEDLQSQRSASMDWLNSPTTTHRNLTSSSLNDISDKPEKDQLRNKFMKKLPRDAEASNVLVGEVDFLDTPFVAFVRLQQAVMLGALTEVPVPTRFLFILLGPKGKAKSYHEIGRAIATLMSDEVFHDIAYKARSRQDLLAGIDEFLDEVIVLPPGEWDPAIRIEPPKTLPSSDKRKNMYAGGDSQMNGDAPHDGGHGGGGHAVGEELEKTGRFCGGLLLDIKRKAPFFLSDITDAFHIQALSAILFIYLGTVTNAITFGGLLGDATENMQGVLESFLGTAIAGGVFCLLAGQPLTILSSTGPVLVFERLLFNFSKDNDFDYLEFRLWIGLWSAFFCLVLVATDASFLVKYFTRFTEEGFSCLISFIFIYDAFKKMIKLAHHFPINSDFRMERVTQYDCLCMAPTVLENNSDFSGDPLEGTSIWFWNNTDLPMNATWSSLTRSECLKYKGELVGKACDFVPDITLMSFILFFGTYSCSMALKKFKFSPFFPTTVRKLISDFAIILTILIFCGVDVLVGVDTPKLIVPTEFKPTSPLRGWFVPPFGGNPWWVYLASGLPALLVTILIFMDQQITAVIVNRKEHKLKKGAGYHLDLFWVAVLMVVCSFMGLPWYVAATVISIAHIDSLKMETETSAPGEQPKFLGVREQRVTGVCVFMLTGLSVFMAPILKFIPMPVLYGVFLYMGVASLNGVQFMDRLKLLLMPAKHQPDLIYLRHVPLRKVHLFTFIQVLCLALLWILKSTVAAIIFPVMILALVAVRKAMDYMFTQHDLGFLDDVIPEKDKKKKEDEKKKKRSSIDSDAEDSDYPYNENVPSIKIPMDMMEQEPFLGDKASDPEKSASLLERHTSC; translated from the exons GTCATCACACCGTTTACATCGGTGTGAGAGTGCCCAAGAGCTATCGCCGTCGGAGGCGTCACCGCCGGCGGCCCACCAGCGGCCAGAAGGACAGGAAGGCGGAGGGGACGTCTGACAAGTCGGACAACGAGGAAGTCGGCAACAGCATCCTCAAGCCCCTCG TCTCGCCGGCGGCTGAGAGGATCCGCTTCATCCTCGGGGAGGAGGATGACGGCCCGGCGCCCCCCCAGCTCTTCACCGAGCTGGACGAGCTGCTGTCGGTGGACGGGCAGGAGATGGAGTGGAAGGAGACGGCCAG GTGGATCAAGTTTGAGGAGAAGGTGGAGAAAGGCGGCGAGCGCTGGAGCAAACCCCACGTGGCCACCTTGTCCCTGCACAGCCTGTTTGAGCTGCGAACGTGCATCGAGAAAGGCACCATCATGCTGGACATGGACGCGTCCACTCTTCCTCAGGTCGTAG AGATGATCACTGACAACCAGATTGAGAGCGGCCAGCTGAAGGCCGAGCTGAAGGACAAGGTGATGTACACGTTGCTACGGAAACACCGCCACCAGACCAAGAAGTCCAACCTGCGCTCGCTGGCCGACATCGGCAAGACGGTCTCCAGCGCAAGTAGGCTGTTTTCCAACCAGGAGAACG CTCGAAGTCCTCTGGAGAACTCAGTGACTTGCCTGTCGAGTCACGTCTCATTGGAGGACTTGCAGAGCCAAAGGAGCGCCAgcatggactggctca ACAgccccaccaccacccaccGTAATCTGACCTCCAGCAGCCTCAACGACATTTCTGACAAGCCGGAGAAAGACCAG CTGAGGAACAAGTTCATGAAGAAATTGCCCAGAGACGCCGAGGCCTCCAACGTGCTGGTGGGCGAGGTGGACTTCCTGGACACTCCCTTTGTGGCTTTTGTACGTCTGCAGCAGGCCGTCATGTTAGGAGCCTTGACCGAGGTTCCTGTTCCCACAAG GTTTTTATTTATCCTGCTTGGACCCAAAGGTAAAGCCAAGTCGTACCACGAGATTGGACGAGCCATCGCTACACTCATGTCTGACGAG GTCTTCCATGACATCGCCTACAAGGCCAGAAGCCGCCAGGACCTGCTGGCCGGCATCGACGAGTTCTTGGATGAGGTGATTGTGCTCCCCCCTGGCGAGTGGGACCCCGCCATCAGGATAGAGCCTCCCAAGACGCTGCCATCCTCTGACAAAAG GAAAAACATGTACGCGGGCGGAGACTCTCAGATGAACGGCGACGCGCCTCATGATGGAGGTCACGGAGGAGGCGGACACGCTGTGggggaggagctggagaagacGGGAAG GTTTTGCGGCGGCCTCCTGCTGGACATCAAGAGAAAAGCGCCTTTCTTTCTGAGCGACATCACCGACGCCTTCCACATCCAGGCCCTGTCggccattttgtttatttacctGGGTACCGTGACCAATGCCATCACCTTTGGGGGCCTGCTGGGGGACGCCACAGAGAACATGCAG ggcgTGCTGGAGAGCTTCCTGGGAACCGCCATTGCTGGCGGCGTCTTCTGTCTGCTGGCAGGCCAGCCGCTCACCATCCTCAGCAGCACCGGGCCCGTTCTCGTCTTCGAACGGCTGCTCTTCAACTTCAGCAA AGACAACGACTTTGACTACCTGGAGTTCCGTCTGTGGATCGGCCTGTGGTCGGCGTTCTTCTGCCTGGTCCTGGTGGCCACCGACGCCAGCTTCCTGGTCAAGTACTTCACCCGCTTCACGGAGGAGGGCTTCTCTTGCCTCATCAGCTTCATCTTCATCTACGACGCCTTCAAGAAGATGATCAAGCTGGCACACCACTTCCCCATCAACTCCGACTTCCGGATGGAGCGTGTCACGCAGTACGACTGCCTCTGCATGGCGCCCACCGTCCTCG AAAACAACTCGGACTTCAGCGGCGACCCCTTAGAAGGAACCTCCATCTGGTTCTGGAACAACACCGATCTG CCCATGAACGCCACGTGGTCGTCGCTCACTAGATCCGAGTGCTTGAAGTACAAGGGCGAGCTGGTGGGCAAGGCGTGCGACTTCGTCCCGGACATCACGCTCATGTCCTTCATCCTCTTCTTCGGCACCTATAGCTGCTCCATGGCGCTGAAGAAGTTCAAGTTCAGCCCCTTCTTCCCCACCACC GTCAGGAAACTCATCAGTGACTTCGCCATCATCCTGACGATTCTTATCTTCTGTGGCGTGGACGTGCTGGTCGGCGTGGACACGCCCAAACTCATCGTGCCAACTGAATTCAAG CCGACCAGCCCCCTGCGAGGCTGGTTCGTGCCCCCGTTCGGTGGGAATCCCTGGTGGGTGTACTTGGCCTCGGGCCTGCCCGCCCTGCTGGTCACCATCCTGATCTTCATGGACCAGCAGATCACAGCCGTCATCGTCAACAGGAAGGAGCACAAACTGAAG AAAGGGGCGGGCTACCACCTGGATCTGTTCTGGGTGGCGGTCCTCATGGTGGTGTGCTCCTTCATGGGTCTGCCGTGGTACGTGGCGGCCACCGTCATCTCCATCGCTCACATCGACAGCTTGAAGATGGAGACGGAGACGTCGGCTCCCGGGGAGCAGCCCAAGTTCCTGGGTGTCAG AGAGCAGAGGGTGAcgggcgtgtgtgtgttcatgctcACTGGACTGTCTGTCTTCATGGCTCCCATTTTAAAG TTCATCCCCATGCCGGTGCTGTATGGAGTCTTCCTCTACATGGGGGTGGCCTCTCTCAACGGAGTGCAG TTCATGGATCGCCTCAAGCTGCTGTTGATGCCGGCCAAGCATCAACCCGACCTGATTTACCTGCGACACGTTCCCCTTAGGAAGGTGCACCTGTTCACCTTCATCCAGGTGCTCTGCCTGGCCCTGCTTTGGATCCTCAAGTCCACCGTGGCCGCCATCATCTTCCCCGTCATG ATCCTGGCGCTGGTGGCCGTGAGGAAGGCCATGGACTACATGTTCACGCAGCACGACCTCGGCTTCCTGGATGACGTCATCCCTGAGaaggacaagaagaagaaggaggacgagaagaagaagaaacgcaGCAGCATCGACAGCGACGCCGAGGAT TCAGACTATCCTTACAATGAGAATGTCCCCAGCATTAAAATCCCCATGGACATGATGGAACAGGAACCCTTCTTAGGTGACAAGGCCTCAGACC CGGAGAAGTCCGCTTCATTGCTTGAGCGACACACCTCGTGCTGA